A window of Pirellula sp. SH-Sr6A contains these coding sequences:
- a CDS encoding serine hydrolase domain-containing protein, whose protein sequence is MLPRSYQKLPAIVLCCFAMLGNLVRADEPARAGEFPSLSKPIQELMEEYQAIGLAVAVVRNGEPVHAESFGLRSLETKEPLRAEDLFRIASISKSFSATAVMQLVEAGKLQLSDDAGDLAGFSIRNPEHPDTPITLKMLLSHSSSLNDSQGYFSLDVLDPSKATYAPKCFSPKKPGTEHRYCNLNFNLIGAIIERASGERFDDYVANHILKPLGLTGGYRVDALDADRFVTLYEYDSNTKSFTPSPNAYHPRREEIDRYVFGYSTPIFSPTGGMKISASDLARYMTMHMQMGEVDGVRILSAEHAKLMQTPVLESSGYGLAITTTNKLIPGQMLKGHTGSAYGLYSMMFFHPEKKFGFVLITNGCNPKQSEGQTEFMNRAARLVYREWIQPSRNIPLSKTESP, encoded by the coding sequence ATGCTGCCACGTTCCTACCAAAAACTTCCCGCGATTGTGCTTTGCTGTTTCGCAATGCTCGGCAACCTTGTGCGCGCCGACGAACCTGCGCGCGCTGGCGAGTTCCCGTCTCTGAGCAAGCCCATCCAGGAACTGATGGAGGAGTACCAAGCGATCGGGCTCGCTGTCGCCGTCGTCCGAAATGGCGAACCCGTCCACGCCGAATCGTTCGGTCTTCGAAGCCTCGAAACGAAGGAGCCGCTCCGCGCCGAGGACCTCTTTCGAATCGCGTCGATTTCCAAGTCCTTTTCGGCGACCGCGGTGATGCAATTGGTCGAAGCGGGCAAACTCCAGCTTTCCGATGACGCCGGGGACTTGGCCGGATTCTCTATCCGCAACCCAGAGCACCCGGATACACCTATCACGTTGAAGATGCTCCTCTCGCACTCCTCGAGCCTGAACGACAGCCAAGGCTATTTCTCGCTCGACGTGCTGGATCCGTCGAAAGCCACCTACGCGCCGAAATGCTTCAGTCCCAAAAAACCTGGAACGGAACACCGCTACTGCAATCTCAATTTCAATTTGATCGGCGCGATCATCGAACGCGCTTCGGGGGAACGATTTGATGACTATGTCGCGAATCATATTCTCAAGCCTCTTGGACTCACCGGCGGCTATCGCGTCGACGCGCTCGACGCCGATCGCTTCGTGACGCTCTACGAATACGACTCCAACACGAAGTCCTTCACGCCATCACCCAACGCTTATCACCCTCGTCGCGAAGAGATCGATCGCTATGTGTTCGGTTACAGTACCCCTATCTTCTCTCCTACGGGTGGAATGAAAATCTCCGCCTCCGATCTGGCTCGGTACATGACGATGCACATGCAGATGGGCGAAGTGGACGGCGTTCGCATCCTTTCCGCCGAACATGCAAAACTCATGCAGACTCCCGTACTCGAGTCCTCGGGTTACGGACTCGCGATCACCACCACCAACAAACTCATTCCCGGACAAATGCTCAAGGGACATACAGGGTCTGCGTACGGACTTTACAGCATGATGTTCTTTCATCCCGAAAAGAAGTTCGGATTCGTTCTCATCACCAACGGCTGCAATCCAAAACAAAGCGAAGGACAAACCGAATTCATGAATAGGGCGGCTAGGCTCGTCTATCGAGAATGGATTCAACCCTCGCGAAACATTCCTCTTTCCAAGACCGAGTCCCCATGA
- a CDS encoding glycosyltransferase encodes MNPNRTRLLLCSSSMEAGGSERQMLYLMQYLDRSRFDLSLYLLYPKGSLLEEVPEDVAVYSYWGDRSPPRWNWPGRIFADQVRHLTQHLRSHPVDLVYDRLFHMALIAGPAAKRTQTPRIATLVSPPNEDVVRSEKRWLAWKKRALRRSYLSAQGLLAVGSETAASAALFYNIPRERFRIVTSPIDVKRIESSAQMPWENSSLDLRCKQVIAIGRQSDEKGHRYLIEAMALYQKFVEQGDAPPVVVHLVGDGVLRKELESLTDSLGLRGSVLFHGVQANPYSLLAKSDLMVLPSLYEGLPNVVLEAMLCRVPVLATNTPGGAGELFRRTGLGQLVARCSATEIANAMRRRFSDPDPWLAPLEAARQYILENHSMDRWIGELSDLFESLRRRGSH; translated from the coding sequence GTGAATCCAAATCGCACACGTTTGCTCCTGTGCTCTTCGTCGATGGAGGCGGGCGGTAGCGAACGTCAAATGCTTTATCTAATGCAGTACTTGGATCGATCGCGCTTCGACCTTTCGCTGTACCTCCTTTACCCGAAAGGGAGTTTGCTCGAAGAAGTGCCCGAGGATGTAGCGGTTTATTCCTATTGGGGAGATCGGTCCCCACCTCGTTGGAATTGGCCCGGAAGAATCTTTGCCGATCAAGTCCGACACTTGACGCAGCATCTTCGATCGCACCCGGTCGATTTGGTTTACGACAGACTCTTTCACATGGCATTGATCGCGGGCCCGGCTGCCAAACGGACTCAGACGCCTCGCATCGCCACCCTGGTTTCCCCTCCCAACGAAGATGTTGTCCGAAGCGAAAAGCGCTGGCTCGCTTGGAAGAAACGAGCGCTCCGGCGCAGTTATCTTTCTGCTCAAGGCTTGTTGGCTGTTGGATCGGAGACCGCTGCGAGCGCGGCATTGTTTTACAACATCCCCCGAGAACGTTTCCGAATCGTTACTAGCCCTATCGATGTCAAGCGGATCGAATCGTCTGCCCAGATGCCGTGGGAAAACTCATCGCTGGACCTTCGTTGTAAACAGGTCATTGCGATCGGTCGCCAGAGCGATGAGAAAGGACATCGATACTTGATCGAAGCCATGGCGCTATACCAAAAATTTGTGGAACAAGGAGATGCACCTCCCGTTGTGGTCCACTTGGTAGGAGATGGAGTACTGCGCAAGGAACTAGAGTCCTTGACCGATTCACTCGGACTTCGGGGTAGCGTTCTGTTTCACGGTGTCCAAGCGAACCCTTACTCGCTTTTGGCTAAATCGGATTTGATGGTCCTGCCTTCGCTCTACGAGGGGCTCCCCAACGTGGTCTTGGAAGCCATGCTATGTCGTGTCCCCGTACTCGCTACCAATACACCCGGGGGAGCGGGAGAACTATTTCGGCGTACGGGGCTCGGTCAGTTGGTAGCGCGGTGCAGCGCGACGGAGATTGCGAATGCAATGCGCCGGCGATTCTCAGATCCCGATCCATGGCTAGCCCCTCTCGAGGCAGCTCGCCAATACATTCTTGAAAACCACAGCATGGACCGATGGATCGGCGAGTTGTCCGATCTATTCGAATCCCTTAGAAGACGCGGGTCTCACTAG
- a CDS encoding polyprenol monophosphomannose synthase, which yields MEPKKLEATADASLASAGMVEGERLLVLVCTYNEKLNLPTLFDKLDAVLPGSDILVVDDNSPDGTSEWVKAKSESRPHTFLIHRPGKLGLGTAIRAGMRYAIENQYDWVLNLDADLSHDPAAIPRLLAQRPAHDLVIGSRYVEGGGLEGCSWKRIFVSRCANAYARWVVGWKVRDCSSAYRLYRVAALARLDWTSIHGKGYGFLEEILWHLIDQGNRWTEVGIVYTERQQGDSKISMKEALSTIDSLHRVARLRSTKNKSRSE from the coding sequence TTGGAACCCAAGAAGCTTGAAGCGACCGCCGATGCCAGCCTTGCTTCGGCAGGGATGGTCGAGGGGGAGCGACTGCTGGTTCTCGTATGCACTTACAACGAGAAGCTGAATCTCCCGACCCTCTTCGATAAGTTGGATGCCGTCCTACCAGGGAGCGACATTCTCGTCGTCGATGACAACTCGCCCGACGGGACCTCCGAATGGGTGAAGGCAAAAAGTGAGTCGCGACCCCATACTTTCTTGATTCATCGACCTGGAAAACTGGGGCTGGGGACAGCTATTCGCGCTGGCATGCGATACGCGATCGAGAACCAATACGATTGGGTACTGAATTTGGATGCCGATCTAAGCCATGATCCCGCTGCGATCCCCAGACTGCTTGCTCAACGCCCTGCGCACGATTTGGTAATCGGATCGCGATATGTCGAGGGAGGTGGTTTAGAAGGCTGTTCCTGGAAGCGGATCTTCGTGAGTCGATGCGCCAATGCGTATGCGCGCTGGGTGGTCGGTTGGAAGGTCCGAGATTGCAGCAGCGCGTATCGCCTGTATCGAGTCGCCGCACTGGCTCGACTGGATTGGACTTCGATTCACGGCAAAGGATATGGGTTCCTCGAAGAAATCCTTTGGCACTTGATCGATCAAGGCAATCGCTGGACGGAAGTTGGAATCGTCTATACCGAACGGCAACAAGGGGACTCGAAGATCTCGATGAAAGAAGCACTCTCCACCATCGATTCCCTGCACCGTGTCGCCCGATTGCGATCAACAAAAAACAAATCGAGAAGCGAGTAG
- a CDS encoding orotidine 5'-phosphate decarboxylase / HUMPS family protein — MKPIVQISLDLTNIDEALETAEMAMRAGVDWLEAGTPLILAEGLHGIRALRSRFPNVPIVADLKTMDGGYLEAEMMAKAGATHVVVMARAHEETVRCVVKAGKDFGVKVMGDNMICPDMVAGAKWLEDLGCDYVIHHIGYDERRGIAARGHRMPSPLDQLREVVQAVKIPVQAVGGLSLEQAVACPSYGAPLVVLGAPLTIDADSFKTASGDLESSLRLICEKIHASETRVF; from the coding sequence ATGAAACCGATCGTACAAATTTCGCTGGATCTCACCAACATCGATGAAGCCCTCGAAACCGCCGAGATGGCGATGCGGGCCGGAGTCGATTGGCTCGAGGCAGGCACCCCGCTCATCCTGGCAGAAGGGCTGCACGGAATCCGCGCTCTGCGCAGCCGCTTTCCAAACGTCCCCATCGTCGCCGATCTGAAGACGATGGACGGCGGATACCTTGAGGCCGAGATGATGGCCAAAGCAGGTGCGACCCATGTTGTCGTCATGGCGCGGGCTCACGAAGAAACTGTGCGGTGCGTGGTCAAAGCGGGCAAGGACTTTGGGGTCAAGGTGATGGGGGACAATATGATATGCCCCGACATGGTAGCCGGCGCCAAATGGCTAGAAGACCTTGGGTGCGACTATGTGATCCACCATATCGGATATGACGAACGACGGGGAATCGCGGCTCGCGGCCATCGTATGCCCAGCCCGCTCGATCAATTGCGCGAGGTGGTCCAAGCGGTAAAAATTCCCGTCCAAGCGGTCGGTGGACTGTCGCTCGAGCAAGCCGTAGCATGCCCCTCCTACGGCGCTCCGCTGGTCGTATTAGGTGCCCCACTCACGATCGACGCCGATTCGTTCAAAACCGCTTCCGGGGACTTGGAAAGTTCGCTTCGGTTGATCTGCGAAAAAATCCATGCTAGTGAGACCCGCGTCTTCTAA
- the gyrA gene encoding DNA gyrase subunit A gives MIEEAIEDELRNSYLTYAMSVIVSRALPDVRDGLKPSQRRILVAMNDLSLTPGAARVKCAKIAGDTSGNYHPHGEAIIYPTLVRMAQEWNMRHVLIDKQGNFGSIAGLPAAAMRYTEARLAPPAAMMLDDLKLDTVDYIPTYDERRTEPVVLPSKFPNLLVNGAQGIAVGMATSIPPHNLREICAGLIRMIEDPEISISELCEIVPGPDFPTGGIICGRYSIRQAYNTGRSTIVVRARVDVEEGKKARLIVREIPFQQARDRVVERIADLVRNDKIKGISGIRDESDLKEPVRIVIELKQGHDPHIVLNQLYQFSSLQETHSIILLALVDGKPRELTLKEMMQEFLRHRVIVIRRRTQFLLASARKRKHVVEGLLLALADIDHIIQIIRNSRTQAEAKEKLMGVECPASMMERALGDRGYTDFQLERGISDTYRLTSVQTDAILRMTLGQLAGLEQERLAEEHSALLDEISEYRDILGDPVRIYGIIRADLEEISRRYGTDRKTVIDDEELGNYNMEDLITEETMVVTISTQGYIKRIPATTYRAQKRGGKGIAGMRAEEEDPVEHLFVASTHAYLLFFTNQGKVYWQKVWEIPQMSRESRGRAVVNLLNLSPDEKIRDCVVVRNFDLPGHFLMMGTKKGIVKKTELEAYSRPKRGGIIAIKLREDDELVDVVITKPNDQIVLSTSTGMAIRFSESDARPMGRNTSGVKGISLRKGDEVVGMVVADPTATLLTACEFGYGKRTTFGPGDEMAGKELPMSDEGSEEDGLIEEEVPVEEPEAEDLGSANRYRTQRRGGKGVIDIKATRRNGKVVGIAAVHDSDEVLMMTTRGKIQRIAVKDVSVIGRNTQGVRIMSLDEGDSLTAIVRVPSQDIDPSEIEAASAPIAPVSELPIDESLPESTSESDVSDASEGE, from the coding sequence ATGATCGAGGAGGCGATCGAGGACGAGCTCCGCAATAGTTATTTGACCTACGCGATGAGCGTTATCGTCAGCCGGGCGCTACCGGATGTTCGAGATGGGTTGAAGCCGAGTCAGCGCCGGATCTTGGTCGCCATGAACGACTTGAGCCTTACCCCTGGTGCCGCCCGGGTCAAATGCGCGAAGATCGCCGGCGATACGTCGGGTAACTACCACCCGCACGGGGAAGCGATCATCTACCCGACCCTGGTCCGCATGGCGCAGGAATGGAACATGCGCCACGTGTTGATCGACAAGCAAGGGAACTTTGGATCGATCGCAGGGTTACCCGCGGCGGCCATGCGATACACCGAAGCCCGATTGGCTCCCCCAGCCGCCATGATGCTGGACGACTTGAAGCTGGATACGGTCGACTACATCCCCACGTATGACGAACGGCGCACCGAGCCCGTCGTCCTGCCATCGAAATTCCCGAACTTGCTCGTCAACGGCGCGCAAGGCATCGCGGTGGGGATGGCGACCAGCATCCCTCCGCATAATTTGCGAGAGATCTGCGCCGGATTGATCCGCATGATCGAAGATCCCGAGATCTCGATCAGCGAACTGTGCGAAATCGTCCCCGGTCCCGACTTCCCGACCGGCGGGATCATCTGCGGACGCTACTCCATCCGACAAGCCTACAACACCGGACGCTCGACGATCGTGGTGCGCGCTCGCGTCGATGTGGAAGAAGGCAAAAAGGCGAGGTTGATCGTTCGAGAGATCCCATTCCAGCAAGCCCGTGATCGCGTGGTGGAACGGATCGCCGACCTGGTTCGCAACGACAAGATCAAAGGCATCTCCGGCATTCGCGATGAAAGCGATTTGAAAGAGCCGGTTCGAATTGTGATCGAGCTCAAGCAAGGTCACGATCCTCATATCGTTCTCAATCAGCTTTATCAGTTTTCCTCACTGCAAGAAACCCATTCGATCATCCTTTTGGCACTCGTGGACGGAAAGCCTCGCGAGTTGACCCTCAAGGAAATGATGCAGGAGTTTCTGCGACACCGCGTTATCGTCATCCGGCGACGCACGCAGTTCTTGCTCGCCTCGGCTCGAAAGCGAAAGCACGTCGTGGAGGGGCTGCTGCTGGCTCTCGCCGATATCGATCACATCATCCAGATCATCCGCAACAGTCGCACGCAGGCCGAAGCGAAGGAAAAACTGATGGGGGTCGAATGTCCCGCATCGATGATGGAGCGAGCGTTGGGCGATCGAGGCTATACCGATTTCCAACTGGAACGCGGCATAAGCGACACCTATCGCTTGACCAGTGTGCAAACCGACGCCATTCTGCGCATGACTCTCGGCCAGTTGGCTGGACTGGAACAAGAAAGGTTGGCGGAAGAACACTCGGCATTGCTAGATGAAATCTCCGAGTACCGCGATATCCTAGGCGATCCTGTACGGATCTATGGAATCATCCGCGCCGACCTGGAAGAAATCTCCCGTCGATACGGAACCGATCGAAAGACCGTGATCGATGACGAAGAACTCGGGAACTACAACATGGAAGACCTCATCACCGAGGAAACCATGGTGGTCACGATTTCCACCCAAGGCTACATCAAGCGGATTCCGGCCACCACCTATCGCGCCCAAAAGCGGGGAGGCAAAGGAATCGCGGGGATGCGAGCGGAGGAAGAGGATCCCGTGGAGCATCTTTTTGTTGCGAGCACCCACGCTTACCTCCTGTTCTTCACCAACCAAGGAAAGGTGTACTGGCAAAAGGTCTGGGAGATCCCGCAGATGAGCCGCGAGAGCCGCGGGCGGGCCGTCGTCAATTTGTTGAACCTTTCCCCAGACGAGAAGATTCGCGACTGCGTTGTCGTACGAAACTTTGACCTACCCGGCCACTTCCTCATGATGGGTACCAAGAAGGGGATTGTAAAGAAGACCGAGCTGGAGGCATACAGCCGTCCGAAGAGAGGTGGAATCATCGCAATCAAGCTTCGAGAGGACGATGAATTGGTTGATGTGGTCATCACCAAGCCGAACGACCAGATCGTACTTTCGACCTCGACAGGGATGGCGATTCGATTCTCCGAAAGCGATGCACGCCCGATGGGGCGCAATACGTCCGGCGTAAAGGGTATCTCGCTGAGAAAGGGTGACGAAGTGGTCGGGATGGTGGTCGCCGATCCGACAGCGACCCTTCTTACCGCTTGCGAGTTTGGCTACGGAAAGCGAACCACTTTCGGTCCAGGCGATGAGATGGCTGGCAAGGAATTGCCGATGTCCGACGAAGGATCCGAGGAAGATGGCTTGATCGAAGAAGAGGTCCCCGTCGAGGAACCGGAAGCCGAAGATTTAGGCTCTGCGAATCGCTATCGAACCCAACGCCGAGGTGGCAAGGGTGTCATCGACATCAAAGCGACAAGACGGAACGGCAAGGTGGTTGGGATCGCTGCGGTGCACGATTCTGATGAAGTCTTGATGATGACCACCCGGGGCAAGATCCAGCGGATCGCGGTCAAGGACGTTAGCGTCATCGGCCGCAACACCCAAGGGGTCCGGATTATGAGCTTGGACGAAGGCGATTCGCTCACCGCGATCGTTCGGGTTCCATCCCAAGATATCGATCCATCGGAGATTGAAGCCGCATCGGCACCGATCGCTCCCGTTTCCGAATTGCCGATCGATGAGTCGCTGCCCGAATCCACTTCCGAGTCCGATGTATCGGACGCCTCCGAAGGTGAATAA